In Gammaproteobacteria bacterium, the genomic stretch GATCTCCCCGATATCGAAAACCGCAATAGTGAAGAGGAAACTCTTCAGGATCACCTCGTCTGGCAGGCGCAGTTAACGCCGTTTAGCGAGACCGATTTTGCCATCGCCATGGCTATCATCGACTCTATTGATGATGATGGATATCTGAAAACCTCAGTCGAGGAAATTTGGGAACAATTAAAAGACGAGCTGGAAATCGAAACCGATGAAGTGGAAGCGGTATTGCGACGCATCCAGACGTTTGACCCTGTTGGCGTAGGTGCGCGCGATTTACAAGAGTGTCTTAGTATTCAACTGCGTCATATTGATGCTTCTGTGCCCTGGTATGACGAAGCGCGTCGCCTGATTGATGACTATTTCAGTTTGCTTGCCGGCCGTGACTACAATCAGCTCATGCGCCGTATGAAGTTAAGTGATGAGCAGTTGCGCGAAGTTGTAAAACTCGTCCATACACTGTCACCTCGCCCCGGCAGTCTTGTTTCCTCTGGGCAGGCTGAATATATCGTTCCTGACGTGTTCGTGCGCAAAGTCAGTGGCAGGTGGCAGGTCTATCTCAACGGCGATGCCATTCCAAAACTCAATATTAATTCCTTTTACGCCAGTATGATCCAACGCGCCGATAAAAGCGCGGACAACACCTATATGCAGGGCCAGTTGCAGGAAGCCCGTTGGTTGATCAAGAGTCTCAATAGTCGCAACGATACCTTGCTCAAAGTGGCAACCTGTATCGTGGATAGGCAAAAAGATTTTCTCGAACTGGGCGAAGAGGCAATGAAGGCCCTGGTGCTGCACGATGTGGCCGAGGAAGTCGGCATGCACGAATCCACAATATCGCGTATTACCAATAAAAAATATATGCATACTCCTCGCGGTATTTTTGAATTAAAATACTTTTTCTCCAGCCATGTTAGTACGGCCAATGGTGGAGAATGTTCTTCGACAGCGATTCGCGCTTTGATCAAGAAACTGGTGTCTGCGGAAGATGCTCGCAAGCCCTTGAGCGACAGCAAGATCGCCAAGATACTGTCGGAACAGGGTATAAATGTCGCAAGACGTACGGTGGCCAAATATCGTGATGCGTTGGCAATTCCGCCTTCTAATGAGCGCAAGCGCATCGCATAGTAGATTTACTGGAGAAATTTATGCAGGTAGACATTACTGGGCATCATGTAGACCTAACGGATTCTATGCAGGCCTATGTCAATGAAAAAATGGAACGCGTTACGCGTCATTTCGATCATGTAACCGATATTCATGTGATTTTGAGTGTCGAGAAACAATCGCAAAAAGCCGAGGCTACGTTGCAACTTAAGGGTAGTAAGATTTTTGCCGATGCGGTAGATGAAGATATGTATGCTGCGATCGACGCACTGGTGGATAAGCTGGATCGCCAGGTGTTAAAGCACAAGGGTAAGCTGAAAGACCACCGTAGCTAATGTGCGCGGTGGGATGGCAGTTTGAAGTTGTAATCGAGACTTTTTAACAATAACAAGCCTGGTTCCTATGTCACTATCCAGCCTGCTCGATCAGGAACACGTTGCCAGTCATGTACAGTCCGCCAGTAAAAAGCGGGCCCTGGAAGAACTTAGTCAGCTCATTGTCAAAGGCGAGCCTGGCCTGAGCCAGACCGAAGTGTTTGAATGTTTAATTGCTCGCGAACGTTTAGGCAGTACGGGGTTGGGGAAGGGCGTCGCCATACCACATGGTCGCCTGAAGAGTGGCGAGAAAGTTATTGCCGCCTTCGTCCAATTGGCAGATGGTGTGGACTTTGATTCACCCGACGGTCAACCTGTTGATCTGTTATGCGCATTGATGGTTCCGCCTGATTCCACTGATGAACACCTGCAGACGCTTGCCGCACTTTCCGAAATGTTTCGCAATGAACAACTGCGCGACGCTTTACGAGGTGCGAATAATGACGAGTCGCTTTTCCAGGTGCTTCAAGAGTGGCTGCCTAAGAATTGACGGGCATCAGTGGTTGTGAAATGTCACCGGGCGCAAAAGTTGGAGTGGGCACTGGGGGCAGAAATAGTTGTTGACTTCCCCTTCCACGTCTTTCCCCACGCGATTACTGTTATAGCCAATAATTGCTATCAGAATTTTGTTTCTCCGGGGATTCGAACGACGAAGAGTCCGGTGTTGATATTACAATGTGAAGTCGAAGATAGCGTCCCTGCGATTCCTGTCCTCCAAACCTCTACCAGCCTGTGGCGAAGCGCGTGCTCAAGCGACCAGGTGATCGACATTTTACAAAATCAATTTCATTATCATGCCGAAGTCGTGGAGAATTGCCACGCCTGTATGGTTGTTGTTGATGATGTAGGTGTGTTGATTTGCGGAGATGCGGGCGCCGGTAAGTCATATTTGGCTAAGCAAATTCTTAATGATGGGCATCAGTTGGTGAGTGACGACGTCGTGGAACTTTTTACCGCCAAAGAAGGCCAATTGTGTGGTAAGGCACCGCTCACACTGTATGACATGATTCATTTGGACGGTGTGGAGTTTGCTCAGGTGTCGCTCAAATGGGGGCGATCTTCGCTGGCAGCGAGCGCGACTGTTGATCTGGTAGTGGAAAAAGTTGGCCACACAAGCCCGGTTGAATTGCCTGCAATTTCCAAGTGTATAGGTAGTCGGTCATTTATTTGTCCGCGGATACGAAATTCAGATGATGTTTACCAGATTGTCAGAAACTATCGAATATCTTGTGGACGTACGAAAATCGGGAAGAAGGTTGGATGAAACTGTTCATCGTAAGCGGATTGTCGGGTTCGGGAAAAAGTACGGTATTGCATGTGCTGGAGGATCTGGGCTTTTATTGCATCGATAATCTTCCCTTAGGTTTACTCGCCAATTTTGCGGCACATATGGCGAGTACGCCGGAGAAATCCTATGAGAACGCAGCCGTCGGTATCGACGCGCGTAATCGCTCCGGCGATCTGCGACGATTCCCTTCCATATTGGCGGGTTTGAGAGAATCCAAACTCGAGTGTGAAGTCATCTTCCTGGACGCGGATGATCACATACTGATAAAGCGCTATAGCGAAACGCGTCGTCGTCATCCGCTTTCCTCTAAGGCAACTTCACTTGCCGAGGCAATCGGCAAGGAACGCGAACTACTGGAGCCGGTAATACGGCAGCGTGATTTGTACATCGACACAAGTCACACCAATCTGCACCAGCTACGTGATTTGGTGCGTGAGCGGATTGCACACCGAGGGCAGCAAACTTTATCACTGATGTTCCAATCTTTTGGCTTTAAGCATGGTGTGCCGGTGGATGCGGATTTCGTGTTTGATGTGCGATGTTTGCCTAATCCCTATTGGGATCAGCAATTGCGCGAATATACAGGGCGCGATAAGCCGGTGATTGAGTTTCTGGAAGATCACGATGTGGTGGACGAGATGTATCAGGATATCGTGAAATTTATTACAAACTGGGTACCAAGATTTCGTGCTGCGGACAGAACCTATGTTACGATTGCAGTAGGTTGTACCGGCGGGCAACATAGGTCGGTTTACTTTGCAGAGAAGTTAGCGCAGCATTTCAGCACGGACTATGAAGTACTTGCGCGTCACAGAGAGTTGGCATGAGTGTAGGCCTGTTAATAATAAGCCACGAAAAACTGGGCCAGGTTTTGCTTGAAATAGCAGTTAACGCAATTGGCAAAAACCCAATGAGAACCGAATGCGTTTCGGTTACTGCTGCATCGGCGCCAGAAAGATTGACGCAGTTGGCGCATGAAAAGGCTGATTCGCTGGATCAGGGGCAAGGAATACTGGTACTAACGGATTTGTATGGTTCTACGCCAGGTAACATCGCATGCACCCTGATGAAACGTCACCGGACGTCGGTAGTGTCCGGTATCAATTTACCTATGCTGTTGCGTGTGCTCAATTATCCTCAGCTTCGTTTGGAAGAACTGGCAGACAAGGCTGTTAGCGGCGGCAAAGAAGGTATCATGGATTGCCGTGCACACGTTTTTTAATGGGATAATAAAGTGCTGACAAAAGACGTTACCATTATTAATTTATTGGGTTTACATGCGCGCGCGGCGGCAAAGTTTGCGACACTGGCGAATAATTTTTCGGCCGACATCAAGGTCGTGCGTGGATCACGTGAGGTTAACGGTAAAAGCATAATGGGTTTGATGATGTTAGCAGCCAGCAAAGGTACGCAACTCACGCTCATTATTGATGGTGATGACGAACAACAAATGCAGGAAGCTATCTGCACTCTGATCAATAACCGTTTTGAAGAAGACGAGTAGTCCTGACTCACGCCTGATATAATCGCCCATCCGTTGCCGACGTGAATTGTGTTCGGCTTGTATACGGCATTCATCACAGATGGCACATGAATCAGGAATCAACAGAACCCAAGACCGAATTTCGTGATGAGCTGAATCACCTGCTTGGGCAGCGTGATGAGGCGGGTATTGCGCGTCTGATTGCTGATTTACACCCTGCCCAGCTTGCTGATTTACTTGAGTCACTCCCGCACGATGAGCGCGCCCAGGTTTGGGATCTGACCGATCCGGATAAATTCGGCGATGTACTCCTTTTCGTTAACGATGCCGTTCGCTCTGGTCTGATCGAGCGACTGGACGAGCATGCGCTAATCGCTGCTACCGGTAATCTCGAAGCAGACGATCTTGCTGACATTCTGCCAGATCTCCCTGGGTCGGTTATCAGCGAAATCCTGCAATCGATGGATGAGCAGGATCGCCAACGCCTCGAGACAGTTCTCAAGTATCCGGAGGATACCGCTGGCGGTCTGATGAATGTGGATACGGTAACCGTCAGACCAGATGTTTCGTTGGAAGTCGTTTTGCGATATTTGCGATATCGAGCCAGTTTGCCTGATATGACCGACAAATTATTCGTGGTGAATCGCCAGGATATCTATCAGGGCTATCTTAGTCTCGCGGATTTGGTATCCAAAGACCCCGAATTGACGGTTGCCGACGTGTTGAGCAATAGCATCGACCCGATTACCGTTGATACAGAAGATGGAAAAGTTGCGCACTTATTCGAAAAACTGGATCTGGTGTCCGCACCTGTTGTGGATACTGATGGTAAGTTGCTTGGTCGTATCACCATCGATGACGTGGTCGACGTAATCCGCGAAGAGGCCGACCATACCATTATGAGTCGTGCCGGTCTGGATGAAGAGGACGACATGTTTGCGCCAGTGGTGCGTAGTACCCAGCGGCGCACTGTCTGGTTAGGTGTAAACCTTTTGACGGCCTTGCTTGCGTCCTGGGTAATCGGCTTGTTCGATGCCACGATTGAGCAACTGGTAGCCTTGGCAGTATTAATGCCCGTCGTGGCCAGCATGGGAGGCATTGCGGGAAGCCAGACGCTGACGCTGGTAATCCGTGGTCTGGCTTTGGGCAAAATCGGCACGACTAACCAGAATTTACTGCTTAAGAAAGAACTGTCAGTTGGCGCACTCAATGGCGTCATGTGGGCGACAGTGATTGGTTTTGTCGCCTATGTC encodes the following:
- a CDS encoding HPr family phosphocarrier protein is translated as MLTKDVTIINLLGLHARAAAKFATLANNFSADIKVVRGSREVNGKSIMGLMMLAASKGTQLTLIIDGDDEQQMQEAICTLINNRFEEDE
- a CDS encoding PTS fructose transporter subunit IIA gives rise to the protein MSVGLLIISHEKLGQVLLEIAVNAIGKNPMRTECVSVTAASAPERLTQLAHEKADSLDQGQGILVLTDLYGSTPGNIACTLMKRHRTSVVSGINLPMLLRVLNYPQLRLEELADKAVSGGKEGIMDCRAHVF
- the mgtE gene encoding magnesium transporter, producing the protein MNQESTEPKTEFRDELNHLLGQRDEAGIARLIADLHPAQLADLLESLPHDERAQVWDLTDPDKFGDVLLFVNDAVRSGLIERLDEHALIAATGNLEADDLADILPDLPGSVISEILQSMDEQDRQRLETVLKYPEDTAGGLMNVDTVTVRPDVSLEVVLRYLRYRASLPDMTDKLFVVNRQDIYQGYLSLADLVSKDPELTVADVLSNSIDPITVDTEDGKVAHLFEKLDLVSAPVVDTDGKLLGRITIDDVVDVIREEADHTIMSRAGLDEEDDMFAPVVRSTQRRTVWLGVNLLTALLASWVIGLFDATIEQLVALAVLMPVVASMGGIAGSQTLTLVIRGLALGKIGTTNQNLLLKKELSVGALNGVMWATVIGFVAYVWFESVGLGIIIGLAILANLIVAAFSGATIPLLLKRFGADPALAGSVVLTTVTDVVGFFVFLGLAAVFLV
- a CDS encoding RNA polymerase factor sigma-54 encodes the protein MKQSLQLRLGQHLTMTPQLQQAIRLLQLSTLELQTEIQQALESNPMLEVNEDGDATEHDEAVESQEAAAAAETAIETDFDRESSESISNDSLPDDLPTDSNWEDTYDLTSSYTSTGSGVSSDDLPDIENRNSEEETLQDHLVWQAQLTPFSETDFAIAMAIIDSIDDDGYLKTSVEEIWEQLKDELEIETDEVEAVLRRIQTFDPVGVGARDLQECLSIQLRHIDASVPWYDEARRLIDDYFSLLAGRDYNQLMRRMKLSDEQLREVVKLVHTLSPRPGSLVSSGQAEYIVPDVFVRKVSGRWQVYLNGDAIPKLNINSFYASMIQRADKSADNTYMQGQLQEARWLIKSLNSRNDTLLKVATCIVDRQKDFLELGEEAMKALVLHDVAEEVGMHESTISRITNKKYMHTPRGIFELKYFFSSHVSTANGGECSSTAIRALIKKLVSAEDARKPLSDSKIAKILSEQGINVARRTVAKYRDALAIPPSNERKRIA
- the raiA gene encoding ribosome-associated translation inhibitor RaiA → MQVDITGHHVDLTDSMQAYVNEKMERVTRHFDHVTDIHVILSVEKQSQKAEATLQLKGSKIFADAVDEDMYAAIDALVDKLDRQVLKHKGKLKDHRS
- the rapZ gene encoding RNase adapter RapZ; its protein translation is MKLFIVSGLSGSGKSTVLHVLEDLGFYCIDNLPLGLLANFAAHMASTPEKSYENAAVGIDARNRSGDLRRFPSILAGLRESKLECEVIFLDADDHILIKRYSETRRRHPLSSKATSLAEAIGKERELLEPVIRQRDLYIDTSHTNLHQLRDLVRERIAHRGQQTLSLMFQSFGFKHGVPVDADFVFDVRCLPNPYWDQQLREYTGRDKPVIEFLEDHDVVDEMYQDIVKFITNWVPRFRAADRTYVTIAVGCTGGQHRSVYFAEKLAQHFSTDYEVLARHRELA
- the ptsN gene encoding PTS IIA-like nitrogen regulatory protein PtsN, with amino-acid sequence MSLSSLLDQEHVASHVQSASKKRALEELSQLIVKGEPGLSQTEVFECLIARERLGSTGLGKGVAIPHGRLKSGEKVIAAFVQLADGVDFDSPDGQPVDLLCALMVPPDSTDEHLQTLAALSEMFRNEQLRDALRGANNDESLFQVLQEWLPKN